One Firmicutes bacterium CAG:345 genomic region harbors:
- a CDS encoding glycerol kinase 2 (product inferred by homology to UniProt), protein MKYLFALDSGTTSTRATLFDLAGHKIYTAQRDLECTYPFPGYVHQDPTAIFVSAVDVINEVLIRTGVSGKDIIGLGIATQRETCLLFDSNTGKPLTEAIVWQSNETNDVVKKYLEYKDLIHRKTGLTMSSYFSSTKIRYLLDKYNLQERAENGYVKACTIDSWLVYKLTGGKIFATDTSNASRTQLFNIETLQYDDDLLKIFNIPKIMLPEVKNSSDYYGETNLFSCGPIKIMGVAGDQQSALLGHQLIKKGGIKMTYGTGLFCLMNTGNNPVYSENGLLTTIGLTTKNEKYYALEGSVFIGGAAVQWLRDGLNLVENAAETEEKAFFSKDESLIVVPAFAGLGTPYWDNECRGAIYGITRGTNKNDIVKATLEGIALQAYDVIKTMIDDTKIQLNYLSVDGGASSNNYLMQFQSDIVPTKILRPEVVETTSLGAAFLVGITSGYFLDLEDIKKITFSSDVFNPKMNVEKRNIKIAQYEKAVKATLLFK, encoded by the coding sequence ATGAAATATTTATTCGCATTAGATAGTGGAACTACTTCAACTAGAGCGACGCTTTTTGATCTTGCTGGACATAAAATTTATACTGCCCAGCGAGATTTAGAGTGCACATACCCTTTTCCTGGGTATGTTCATCAAGATCCAACCGCTATTTTTGTTTCAGCTGTTGATGTCATCAATGAAGTTTTGATAAGAACAGGTGTTTCCGGCAAAGATATAATAGGCTTAGGAATAGCTACACAAAGAGAAACTTGTTTACTATTTGATTCTAATACTGGAAAACCTTTAACAGAAGCTATTGTTTGGCAAAGCAATGAAACAAATGATGTTGTAAAAAAATATTTAGAGTATAAAGATTTAATTCATAGAAAAACTGGATTGACAATGTCTTCATATTTTTCTTCAACAAAAATTAGATATCTTTTAGACAAATATAATCTTCAAGAAAGGGCTGAAAACGGATACGTAAAAGCTTGTACTATAGATAGTTGGTTAGTTTATAAATTAACAGGTGGAAAAATATTTGCAACTGATACTAGCAATGCATCTCGTACGCAATTATTTAATATTGAGACATTGCAATATGATGATGATCTTTTAAAGATATTTAATATTCCAAAAATTATGTTGCCTGAAGTAAAAAATAGTTCAGATTATTATGGAGAAACTAATTTATTTTCTTGTGGACCTATAAAAATTATGGGAGTTGCTGGAGATCAACAATCTGCATTATTAGGACATCAATTGATAAAAAAAGGTGGAATTAAAATGACCTATGGCACTGGCTTATTTTGTTTAATGAATACAGGAAATAATCCAGTTTATTCAGAAAATGGTCTTTTGACAACAATAGGATTAACAACAAAAAACGAAAAGTACTATGCGTTGGAAGGGTCGGTTTTTATTGGTGGGGCTGCTGTTCAATGGCTTAGAGATGGATTAAATTTAGTTGAAAATGCTGCTGAAACAGAAGAAAAAGCTTTTTTTTCTAAAGATGAATCTTTAATTGTTGTTCCTGCTTTTGCTGGACTTGGTACGCCATATTGGGATAATGAATGTCGAGGTGCAATATATGGCATTACAAGAGGAACGAATAAAAATGATATTGTGAAAGCAACATTAGAAGGAATTGCTTTACAAGCTTATGATGTCATAAAGACAATGATTGATGATACAAAAATTCAATTGAATTATTTAAGTGTTGATGGGGGTGCAAGTAGTAATAATTATCTTATGCAGTTCCAAAGTGATATCGTGCCAACTAAAATTCTTAGACCAGAAGTAGTAGAAACAACATCTTTAGGGGCTGCTTTTCTAGTTGGAATTACCAGTGGATATTTTTTAGATTTGGAAGATATTAAAAAAATAACATTTTCTAGCGATGTCTTTAATCCGAAAATGAATGTGGAAAAACGCAATATTAAAATAGCTCAATATGAAAAAGCTGTGAAAGCTACTTTGTTATTTAAATAA